CAACTTAGTTGACCAAATTTTACCTAATATTTACTCTTACTTTGCGCAAGAGTTCACGGGATAACAAATGCAATTCTAATTAACAGGATAAAAGAACAGCATACCAGTTTCTGATAGCATGCAGCACGATTTGCATGGCAGATCAAACGTACTTCCACCGATGAAGACATGTTAAGTGCAACTTGTAGGGCAAGTTCATACTGGGATAATGCCTCCTCATACTTTCTATCTACAAAAAGTATGGTGGGAGTCACATGCTCCTCTTGCTGAATGATGTCCTCTGTTGCTTCTTTCCCTTGTTTGTCACTGGACTCCTTGgtttcttccttctcttctcttACTACCTTTCCATTTCTCAAATAAAtagccttgcattcttcctttgggtttgGGATTGTATCACTGGAAAAAAAATTTGTGGATTTTTCCATTCTTTGAGCAAGTTGGCCCATTTGTATCTCTAAATTTCTCATTGAAGCTTCTTGACTCCTGGTGAAAGAGGTGGTGTTTTGTGAAAGTTTTTCCAAGGCTAATTCAAGGTTAAAAAGCCTCTGTGAGTCTTGTTGGGTTGTGTGTGTGCTTTGGGAGAGTTTTTCTAGTGCAAGTTCAAGGTTGGTAAGCCTTTGGGAGTCTTGAGATGGTTGAGTGAAGGATGGTGATTGTTGTTGGTGAGAATTGTTCTGAGGGTGGTTGTTTTGTTGATGGGGGTTGAAGGTATTATGTTGAGGTTGGAACTGGTTCTGTTGATGGTTATTGTTGAAATTATTGGGTTTTTGATTATGATTTTCTCACccaaaatttggatgatttctctattCAGAATTATAGGTCTTGGAAAAGGGGTCATTGTGATGCTTATCAATGTAATTTACTTGCTCTATGGAGGAGTATCCATAATCCATTCCTTCACTTTGAGATAGTCCATTACTCACAGCATAGGAATTTTCTTGCATTCCTCTTATGTATTGAGTAATTGCATTTAATTGTTGAGATAAaactttattctgagccaaaaggTATCCAAAGTGAGGCAAGGTATCCAAAATAAGGCATCACCATTCAATCATTCTCTTCATC
Above is a genomic segment from Arachis stenosperma cultivar V10309 chromosome 1, arast.V10309.gnm1.PFL2, whole genome shotgun sequence containing:
- the LOC130962230 gene encoding uncharacterized protein LOC130962230, which translates into the protein MRNLEIQMGQLAQRMEKSTNFFSSDTIPNPKEECKAIYLRNGKVVREEKEETKESSDKQGKEATEDIIQQEEHVTPTILFVDRKYEEALSQYELALQVALNMSSSVEVRLICHANRAACYQKLGKYDSTVKECTQALELNPAYIIKALARRGEAHDKLEHFEEAIADMKRILEIDPSNDQARKGICRLEPLAAEKREKMKEEMMDKFFVVFIFVF